A part of Candidatus Bathyarchaeota archaeon genomic DNA contains:
- the tmk gene encoding dTMP kinase, whose protein sequence is MDKQGFFICIEGLDGCGKTTQTKILVKRLRRIGYDAVYTAEPSRGKIGNFIKRYCLHGEKRMSSIVEALLFAADRYEHVENEIVPALKNGKIVVSDRYVYSSLAYQGAAGLSLDWIRKINQHVVVPNLAIYIDVEPETVVRRLKPKKSVMENLETQRKVREVYMRFVNNGELVRVDGNKSKSEVAKSILSLVMDHLEGIPVHRT, encoded by the coding sequence ATGGATAAGCAGGGGTTCTTCATATGTATTGAGGGTTTAGACGGTTGTGGAAAAACAACTCAGACAAAAATCTTAGTTAAGCGTTTGAGGAGAATTGGATACGACGCAGTTTATACGGCTGAACCAAGCCGCGGAAAAATTGGAAATTTTATAAAAAGGTATTGTTTGCATGGAGAAAAGCGTATGTCCAGCATTGTTGAGGCGCTGCTTTTTGCAGCTGATCGGTATGAGCATGTGGAAAACGAGATAGTTCCAGCTCTAAAAAACGGGAAAATTGTGGTTTCAGACCGTTACGTTTATTCAAGCCTAGCTTACCAAGGGGCCGCTGGCTTAAGCCTTGACTGGATTAGGAAAATAAATCAGCATGTAGTGGTGCCTAACTTAGCGATTTACATAGATGTTGAGCCTGAAACTGTTGTCCGGAGGCTTAAGCCCAAAAAGTCTGTCATGGAAAACCTTGAAACTCAACGTAAAGTGCGGGAAGTTTACATGCGTTTTGTAAATAACGGAGAACTTGTTAGGGTTGATGGAAACAAATCCAAAAGTGAAGTTGCAAAGTCAATTTTGTCCTTGGTTATGGACCATCTAGAAGGAATTCCCGTGCATAGAACTTAA
- a CDS encoding HD domain-containing protein, with amino-acid sequence MPKTYWGEIKDPVHGYVYITEQEKEIIDSYPVQRLRRLRQLAGAEYVYPGANHTRFEHSVGVMYLAGKVVENPNIHQIVHEEDIEAVRIAGLLHDVGHGPFSHVFEHLLTGKLNKTHEDITMWIIKNSELKDVISKLGYKPEYIAELAAGSLLEDPKAFLNQIIRSSIDVDKLDFVVRDTYHTGAEYGFVDIFRLIHSFDVLYGNLAVDIGALSTLESFIIARIESFKSIYFHRVGRAAQIMLAMALEKADEELGLSTFKTPEEYLAMDDYTVWTMLKNCKKSSQIIKNLERRRMLKCAYEQTFYVKDKTVSNIFSTEEFRNQIRNKIAKDAKVEPEAIIIDVPTVPSVPYHHSMFMEPMEIPVFNKTRDGKKEVKKLSEISGIFEVLKCFINILRVYTDEKNREKVAEAASKVLGDIPSSAKISY; translated from the coding sequence ATGCCAAAAACCTATTGGGGTGAAATAAAGGATCCAGTACATGGATACGTCTACATAACGGAACAAGAAAAGGAGATAATAGACTCTTACCCCGTGCAGAGGCTTCGCAGACTAAGACAGTTGGCTGGTGCTGAATACGTTTATCCCGGAGCAAACCACACACGATTTGAACATTCTGTAGGTGTCATGTACCTAGCTGGCAAAGTTGTTGAAAACCCAAATATTCACCAAATAGTGCACGAAGAAGACATTGAGGCCGTACGGATCGCCGGTTTGCTTCACGATGTTGGACACGGTCCATTTTCACATGTGTTCGAACATTTGCTGACAGGAAAGCTTAACAAAACCCATGAAGATATAACCATGTGGATTATCAAAAACAGCGAGTTAAAAGACGTAATCAGCAAACTTGGGTATAAGCCAGAATACATCGCTGAGTTAGCTGCTGGTTCCCTCCTAGAGGATCCCAAAGCTTTCCTAAACCAGATAATAAGAAGCTCAATAGACGTTGACAAACTGGACTTCGTTGTCAGAGACACATATCACACAGGCGCCGAGTATGGGTTTGTAGATATTTTCCGCTTAATCCATAGCTTCGACGTTTTGTATGGCAACTTAGCCGTGGATATAGGGGCGCTTTCAACTCTAGAATCCTTCATAATAGCCAGAATTGAATCTTTCAAAAGCATATACTTTCACAGAGTTGGAAGAGCAGCCCAGATAATGTTGGCAATGGCCCTTGAAAAGGCAGACGAAGAGCTAGGCTTGTCCACCTTCAAGACGCCAGAGGAGTATTTGGCTATGGATGACTACACAGTTTGGACCATGCTTAAAAATTGCAAGAAATCAAGCCAGATAATTAAAAACCTTGAAAGACGTAGAATGCTTAAATGCGCTTACGAGCAAACCTTCTATGTAAAGGATAAAACCGTTTCAAACATTTTCAGCACAGAAGAGTTCCGCAATCAAATAAGAAACAAAATCGCGAAAGACGCGAAAGTGGAGCCGGAAGCCATAATCATCGACGTGCCGACGGTGCCAAGCGTGCCCTACCATCATTCCATGTTTATGGAACCCATGGAAATCCCCGTTTTCAACAAAACAAGAGACGGTAAAAAAGAGGTTAAAAAGCTCAGCGAGATCTCCGGAATATTCGAGGTTCTAAAATGTTTCATAAACATTTTAAGAGTTTACACAGACGAGAAAAACCGTGAAAAAGTAGCAGAGGCAGCCTCAAAAGTTCTCGGAGATATTCCCTCATCGGCAAAAATATCTTATTAA
- a CDS encoding DUF126 domain-containing protein, with protein sequence MAEYIVLHGRVIVEGKCKAEALVSNEPISFLGDVDPATGKVIKRHHDLYGKCIKDKVLCFPHGHGSTVGSYVLYSLAKNGLAPKAIINRKADPVIVVGAVIANIPMIDQVDLSQIRTGDLAEVDACNGIVKVSKSAKAEGQAKCI encoded by the coding sequence ATGGCAGAGTATATTGTTCTGCATGGACGAGTAATAGTTGAGGGAAAATGCAAAGCAGAAGCCTTAGTTTCTAACGAACCAATAAGCTTTCTCGGCGACGTGGATCCCGCCACCGGAAAAGTGATTAAAAGGCATCACGACCTTTATGGTAAATGTATAAAAGACAAGGTTTTATGTTTTCCACATGGACACGGTTCAACGGTGGGCAGCTACGTGCTGTATTCTTTGGCGAAAAATGGGCTAGCGCCAAAAGCCATAATAAACCGCAAAGCAGACCCTGTGATAGTTGTCGGCGCGGTTATAGCCAACATCCCTATGATAGACCAGGTGGACTTAAGCCAAATAAGAACTGGCGACCTCGCTGAAGTAGACGCTTGCAATGGCATAGTTAAAGTTTCAAAATCCGCAAAGGCGGAGGGCCAAGCGAAGTGTATTTGA
- a CDS encoding aconitase X catalytic domain-containing protein: MTREEERIYDGEYGWAKQVCMKILVKLGELFGASRLIPVESAHISGVSYKTLGDAPTDFLEALASAGEKTAVEATLNPQSLDPEYLANRFPESFVKPQLKLCQIFEKMGFKPSYTCTPYYIKAPTKGAHLAWAESSAVVYANSVLGAWTNREGGPSALAAAVIGKTPNCGIHRVENRKPKTIVEIKAPLKKEVDYGALGIFLGNILEDEIPLLTGLGKPTPESLKQLGAALASAGMANMFHYNNAKAKTEPEPLEKIIVEPRNIQETIEELTTTSTSKPDLVFVGCPHCSVREIREIAEKIGSRKVKNDIEFWVCTSRHIKEKAKNHVQRIKASGAKIITDTCAVVTWTDKLGIKTIMTNSAKTAHYAPTLNMAEVKLATLEECLKTALKE, from the coding sequence TTGACGCGGGAAGAAGAACGTATCTACGACGGCGAATATGGTTGGGCAAAACAGGTATGCATGAAAATCCTTGTCAAGCTTGGCGAACTTTTCGGTGCTTCAAGGCTTATTCCAGTAGAGTCAGCTCATATTTCTGGAGTTTCCTACAAAACTTTGGGCGATGCACCCACAGACTTTTTAGAGGCTTTGGCAAGCGCTGGCGAAAAAACAGCAGTTGAAGCCACATTGAATCCTCAGAGCCTTGACCCCGAATATTTGGCCAATAGGTTTCCAGAAAGCTTTGTTAAACCCCAGTTGAAGCTCTGCCAAATATTCGAGAAAATGGGCTTTAAACCTTCCTATACATGCACGCCATACTACATTAAAGCGCCAACTAAGGGCGCCCATCTAGCCTGGGCTGAGTCATCAGCTGTTGTTTACGCCAACTCGGTTTTAGGAGCTTGGACAAACCGCGAAGGTGGACCAAGTGCTTTGGCAGCGGCGGTAATTGGCAAAACACCAAACTGCGGCATCCATAGAGTTGAGAACCGTAAACCCAAAACCATAGTCGAAATCAAGGCACCGCTGAAAAAAGAGGTGGACTATGGCGCATTAGGAATATTCCTAGGCAATATTTTAGAGGACGAAATCCCGCTGCTAACCGGCTTAGGGAAGCCAACTCCTGAAAGCCTTAAACAACTCGGCGCCGCGTTGGCCTCCGCCGGAATGGCCAACATGTTCCACTACAACAATGCAAAAGCCAAAACCGAACCGGAGCCACTGGAAAAAATAATAGTGGAACCCAGAAACATTCAAGAAACAATCGAAGAGTTAACCACAACATCAACGTCGAAACCAGATCTAGTTTTCGTCGGCTGCCCACACTGCTCAGTACGTGAAATACGTGAAATTGCAGAAAAAATAGGCAGCAGAAAAGTTAAAAACGACATAGAATTTTGGGTGTGCACTTCTCGACACATAAAGGAAAAAGCAAAAAACCACGTTCAGAGGATAAAGGCAAGCGGAGCAAAAATCATAACCGATACATGCGCCGTGGTCACATGGACAGACAAACTTGGAATAAAAACGATAATGACAAACTCGGCAAAGACAGCACATTACGCACCAACCTTAAACATGGCAGAAGTTAAACTGGCAACCCTTGAAGAATGCTTAAAAACAGCTCTAAAAGAATAA
- a CDS encoding tautomerase family protein — protein MPVVQISVWAGMSIESKRKIVKGITRVFEEIGIPKEGVEIIIYEAPKTNWASGGELHSESEKLSKIEVP, from the coding sequence TTGCCTGTTGTTCAGATTTCTGTCTGGGCTGGAATGAGCATCGAAAGTAAACGGAAGATTGTTAAAGGAATTACGAGAGTCTTCGAAGAAATAGGGATCCCTAAAGAAGGTGTAGAGATAATCATATACGAAGCGCCTAAAACGAACTGGGCGTCGGGTGGAGAACTGCACTCGGAATCGGAGAAACTTTCAAAGATAGAAGTGCCATAG
- a CDS encoding SPASM domain-containing protein: MEMLRIARKTLPDYGEIIISANGSLINSETARKIVKEIDSISFSVDAVSRTNLSYIREGSDLNLTTKNIEMLVKTKNEAGRDFKLGLEVVILTDNFLDIPRMVKFAIDYDFDFMMLSHVVPYAKEVFAKSVYVTLSEPTIEILKPSLKYGWDLVHKSTLELFGKTYGVEMDAISTQLVRSFWTEGKKKDYWINLPLFLSSTEKLDALSLLKEVFHKSQKIAHQYQLDLKLPNLYPDAKVRKCPYTEKKTTVIRVDGSLSPCQEFMYTPPLYVNTRKKDIHEIIFRNITQRSIEEIWSMEAYVNFREIRRDIAKNIPWCGDCPYSTLGCFFTKSNDVDCYANKPTCNECLYSVNLAQCNI; this comes from the coding sequence TTGGAAATGCTCCGCATAGCCAGAAAAACCCTACCCGACTATGGAGAAATTATCATCAGCGCAAATGGTTCACTAATAAACTCAGAAACTGCAAGAAAAATTGTGAAGGAAATAGACTCAATATCGTTTTCCGTTGACGCTGTCAGTCGAACCAATCTGAGCTATATAAGGGAAGGATCTGACCTCAATTTAACAACCAAAAACATTGAAATGCTAGTAAAAACCAAGAATGAGGCTGGAAGAGATTTTAAGCTAGGATTAGAGGTGGTCATTCTAACCGATAACTTTTTAGACATTCCAAGGATGGTCAAGTTTGCAATTGATTATGACTTTGATTTCATGATGTTATCTCATGTTGTACCATATGCGAAGGAAGTTTTCGCCAAAAGCGTGTACGTAACTTTAAGCGAGCCCACCATCGAAATATTAAAGCCCTCACTAAAGTATGGGTGGGATCTCGTACATAAATCCACTTTAGAACTTTTCGGCAAAACCTACGGCGTGGAGATGGATGCCATCTCAACCCAACTCGTCAGAAGCTTTTGGACAGAAGGGAAAAAGAAAGATTACTGGATTAATCTCCCTCTATTTTTAAGCTCCACGGAAAAACTTGACGCATTAAGCCTTCTCAAAGAAGTTTTTCACAAAAGCCAGAAAATTGCACACCAATATCAGTTGGATCTGAAGTTGCCCAATCTATATCCCGACGCCAAAGTACGAAAGTGCCCATATACTGAAAAGAAGACCACAGTGATAAGAGTAGATGGATCCCTTTCCCCATGTCAAGAATTTATGTATACTCCTCCATTATACGTCAACACCCGCAAAAAGGATATTCATGAAATAATTTTTAGGAACATAACACAAAGAAGCATTGAAGAGATTTGGAGCATGGAAGCTTACGTAAATTTCAGAGAGATTAGACGGGACATAGCTAAAAACATACCCTGGTGTGGAGACTGCCCTTACTCTACTTTGGGATGCTTCTTCACTAAAAGCAACGATGTTGACTGCTATGCAAACAAGCCGACGTGTAATGAATGTTTATACAGCGTGAACTTAGCTCAGTGCAATATTTGA
- a CDS encoding MoaD/ThiS family protein — protein sequence MTVKILLFATLRNKYKTRELTINCNGSILDMIKNASKILGPEFVEDIYNKKRGKLRDDMIIMVNGRNIKDLEGKVTLKDNDVIAIFPPLAGG from the coding sequence GTGACCGTAAAAATACTGCTTTTTGCAACTTTGCGCAATAAATACAAAACCAGAGAGTTGACCATCAACTGTAACGGATCAATTTTAGACATGATTAAGAATGCATCTAAAATATTGGGGCCGGAATTTGTTGAAGACATTTACAACAAGAAAAGGGGAAAACTTCGAGATGACATGATTATTATGGTCAATGGAAGAAATATCAAAGACTTAGAAGGAAAAGTAACCTTGAAAGATAATGACGTGATAGCTATATTTCCGCCTTTAGCTGGCGGCTAA